From one Plasmodium malariae genome assembly, chromosome: 12 genomic stretch:
- the PmUG01_12052200 gene encoding ATP synthase (C/AC39) subunit, putative, whose product MELCLYNSKNGYLEALLRGFRSSFLTPEEYRKLREVDTLEDLKSVLEDTDYGSFMMDEPSPVAVTTIAQKCKEKMAHEFNYIRAQAEEPLRTFLDYIAKEKMIDNVISLIQGTLNKKSADELLSRVDPLGYFPQMKAITAMDVQNSHDDVLKVLLIETPIGTYFDKYISSHSSNEKNNVTTILNDMDIEILRNTLKKAWLEDFYDFIRKLGGKTEEVMGHILKSVADFRVLTVTLNTINSSLSLELQKDRNDMFPCFGYLYPEGTDRIRKCWNNETVQAALENYPAYYNLYEECKQFYIKNENINESKMFDHKIKSLEDLLYVKLVKLCETAFEQHCHFGIFYAWVKLKEQEIRNIVWISDMILMNRKDCIDSIIPIFEPQI is encoded by the coding sequence ATGgaattatgtttatataactCCAAAAATGGCTATTTGGAAGCTTTGCTGAGAGGATTTCGTAGTAGTTTTTTAACTCCAGAAGAATATAGGAAATTAAGGGAAGTTGATACACTTGAAGATTTAAAATCTGTTTTAGAGGATACAGATTATGGTTCTTTTATGATGGATGAACCATCTCCAGTAGCAGTCACAACTATTGCacaaaaatgtaaagaaaaaatggcGCATGAATTCAATTATATAAGAGCTCAAGCAGAAGAACCATTAAGAACCTTCTTGGATTATAttgcaaaagaaaaaatgattgATAATGTCATAAGTTTAATACAAGGAACGTTAAATAAGAAGTCAGCGGACGAATTGTTATCTCGAGTTGATCCTTTAGGATATTTTCCGCAAATGAAAGCTATAACTGCTATGGATGTACAAAATTCTCATGATGATGttttaaaagttttattaATTGAAACACCAATAGGTACGtattttgataaatatatatcatctcATTcatcaaatgaaaaaaataatgtaacaACTATACTCAATGATATGGATAttgaaattttaagaaatacattaaaaaaagcaTGGTTAGAGGATTTTTACgattttataagaaaattagGAGGAAAAACAGAAGAAGTTATGGGACACATATTAAAAAGTGTTGCAGATTTTCGTGTTTTAACCGTTACTTTGAATACCATTAATTCTAGTTTAAGTCTTGAATTACAAAAAGATAGAAATGATATGTTTCCATGTTTTGGTTATTTATATCCAGAAGGTACAGACAGAATTAGGAAATGTTGGAACAATGAAACGGTTCAGGCAGCTTTAGAAAACTACCCCGcgtattataatttatatgaagaATGTAAGCAGTTCTAtatcaaaaatgaaaatataaatgaaagtaAAATGTTTGATCATAAGATAAAATCATTAGAAGACTTGTTGTATGTAAAACTCGTGAAATTATGTGAAACTGCTTTTGAGCAACATTGTCATTTTGGTATTTTTTATGCTTgggtaaaattaaaagaacaaGAAATTAGAAATATTGTTTGGATTTCTGATATGATTTTAATGAATAGGAAAGACTGTATTGATAGCATTATTCCAATATTCGAACCACAAATATAG
- the PmUG01_12051700 gene encoding conserved Plasmodium protein, unknown function, with product MGSVYRDKKSFHEVVLTIKEKIEKYDLNKWKNIVKPEEETLYSKYFEELLNKAGNKEVDKENTKIDNSKDIISEKSKKGYEINKEFFDKISNKEKFYFLLNIKEMMETSWLLADKRLDGIKLEETSEPVNVQELINYSSILSDTTCAPPECDNINDKLIHQEYYPNYHFLNFVNIEEIHLSKLFQLQKYSTICFPPIITIQEYNNILVVDISCSTPSTTIYYRVNDEIKEQVYDANNKPKIKKRKKVNIYAWSVKTGFIKSRVSCISKSYQVEEDDVSLTNEMLNIEQLDKPSFVEKVNKDENTSDKPSAITNVFKNLGFLLSRKKEKSSESSSNGGSSSGED from the coding sequence ATGGGATCTGTGTATAGAGATAAAAAAAGCTTTCACGAGGTAGTGTTAAcgataaaggaaaaaatagaaaaatatgatttaaacaaatggaaaaatattgTGAAGCCAGAAGAAGAGACCTTATACAGTAAGTATTTTGAGGAACTGTTAAATAAAGCGGGAAATAAGGAGGTGGATAAGGAAAACACAAAAATTGATAATAGCAAGGATATTATAAgtgaaaaaagtaaaaaagggTATGAGATAAACAAAGAATTTTTTGACAAGATAAGtaacaaagaaaaattttattttttattgaatataaAGGAAATGATGGAAACAAGCTGGTTACTAGCCGACAAAAGGTTAGATGGCATAAAATTAGAAGAAACATCTGAACCTGTAAATGTGCAAGAACTAATTAATTATTCCAGCATATTGTCCGATACAACATGTGCACCACCTGAATGTGATAacataaatgataaattaataCATCAAGAATATTATccaaattatcattttttaaattttgtaaatatcgAAGAAATACATTTGtctaaattatttcaattaCAGAAATATAGTACTATTTGTTTTCCtcctattattactatacaGGAATATAATAACATCTTAGTTGTTGATATTTCTTGTTCAACACCAAGTACAACTATTTATTATAGGGTAAACGATGAAATAAAGGAGCAAGTATATGATGCCAATAATAAGCccaaaataaagaaaaggaaaaaggttaatatatatgcatggtCAGTTAAAACAGGATTTATAAAATCTAGAGTTTCATGTATTTCTAAATCATATCAAGTTGAAGAAGATGATGTATCTTTAACAAACGAAATGTTAAACATTGAACAACTCGATAAACCCTCATTTGTAGAGAAAGTTAATAAGGATGAAAACACTTCTGACAAGCCATCCGCTATTACAAATGTGTTTAAAAATTTAGGTTTCTTATTAAgtaggaaaaaggaaaaatcaTCAGAATCATCATCAAATGGAGGCTCTTCTTCAGGTGAAGATTAA
- the PmUG01_12052000 gene encoding ATP-dependent zinc metalloprotease FTSH, putative has product MLILRNLVVLDLKRSTMLYANNFENIRCKLNSKRWFTILKNERLDRLKREIRYKPNDNFLILQFYKEANVHNPNEVIKHYESTNYVKNESIIKEYIKALVYTNKLKYTNLDNIKHDNNDYNSYRKTTDESNYINERNNERSNVYETNNLKGDSSYNNNISQSAYKEDYADKKKGGIYADIFNLQIDPKKPLKVSVIDGNKKGLWNLLKSTVGFLILVAAASVYLEGVSQNVQKGIGVVNKKIIPVENVKVTFADVKGCDEVKQELEEIIDYLKNSDKFTKIGAKLPKGILLSGEPGTGKTLIARAIAGEANVPFLQASGSEFEEMFVGVGARRIRELFQSAKKHAPCIVFIDEIDAVGSKRSNRDNSAVRMTLNQLLVELDGFEQNEGIVVICATNFPQSLDKALVRPGRLDKTIVVPLPDIKGRYEILKMYSSKIVLSKDVDLHVLSRRTVGMTGADLNNILNIAAIKCSVEGKKAVDMNSIEQAFDRVVVGLQRKSPLNDEEKNITAYHEGGHTLVNFYTKGSDPVHKATIMPRGMSLGVTWKIPIGDKYSQKIKDVQSEIDVLMGGLVSEEIVFGKNNVTTGCSSDLQRATHIAQSLVMNYGVGINEENISMFLQDKKNISEEMKIKIDKSIQKILLDSYNRAKKVLNQHIDELHRVASALIEYETLTSDEIKLAMQGKCDQIRKNRELKQKEFNLKDNSIS; this is encoded by the coding sequence atgttaatccTACGGAATCTTGTGGTATTGGATTTAAAAAGAAGTACTATGCTATACGCTAATAATTTCGAAAATATAAGATGTAAATTAAACAGCAAAAGATGGTTTACTATATTGAAGAATGAAAGATTAGATAGATTGAAAAGAGAAATTCGTTACAAGCCTAATGataatttcttaatattacAGTTTTATAAAGAAGCTAATGTACATAATCCAAATGAAGTTATAAAACATTATGAAAGCACGAATTATgtgaaaaatgaaagtataataaaagagTATATAAAAGCATTGGTGTATACAAACAAACTGAAATATACCAATcttgataatataaaacatgataataatgattaTAACTCTTACAGAAAAACAACGGATGAatctaattatataaatgaaaggAATAATGAACGTTCCAATGTGTATGAAacgaataatttaaaaggtGATTcaagttataataataatatatctcAATCAGCATATAAAGAAGATTATgcagataaaaaaaaaggaggtaTATATGCggatatttttaatttgcaAATAGATCCAAAGAAGCCTTTAAAAGTATCTGTAATtgatggaaataaaaaaggattatGGAATTTACTAAAATCAACAGTTGGGTTCTTAATTTTAGTAGCAGCAGCAAGCGTTTATTTAGAAGGAGTATCACAAAATGTACAGAAGGGTATAGGAGTagtaaataagaaaataattccAGTAGAAAATGTGAAGGTAACCTTTGCAGATGTAAAAGGTTGTGATGAAGTAAAACAAGAGCTTGAAGAAATTAttgattatttaaaaaattcagataaatttacaaaaataggTGCAAAATTACCTAAAGGAATACTATTATCAGGAGAACCAGGCACAGGAAAAACATTAATTGCTAGAGCCATAGCAGGTGAAGCTAATGTGCCTTTTCTTCAAGCATCGGGTTCAGAATTTGAAGAAATGTTCGTTGGTGTAGGTGCAAGAAGAATAAGAGAACTATTTCAATCTGCTAAAAAACATGCTCCATGTATTGTCTTCATTGATGAAATTGATGCAGTAGGATCAAAAAGAAGTAATAGAGATAATAGTGCAGTCAGAATGACACTAAATCAATTATTAGTAGAATTGGATGGCTTTGAACAAAATGAAGGTATTGTTGTAATATGTGCTACTAATTTTCCACAAAGTTTAGATAAGGCATTAGTTAGACCAGGAAGATTAGATAAGACTATTGTAGTGCCATTACCTGATATAAAAGGAAgatatgaaattttaaaaatgtatagtAGTAAAATAGTTTTATCAAAAGATGTAGATTTACATGTTTTATCTAGAAGAACAGTTGGTATGACTGGTGcagatttaaataatattctcAACATAGCAGCTATAAAATGTTCTgttgaaggaaaaaaagcaGTAGATATGAATTCCATTGAACAAGCTTTTGATAGAGTTGTTGTAGGGTTACAGAGGAAATCTCCTTTAaatgatgaagaaaaaaatattactgcATATCATGAAGGTGGTCATACTttagttaatttttataccAAAGGTTCCGATCCAGTTCATAAGGCAACTATTATGCCAAGAGGAATGTCCTTAGGTGTTACATGGAAAATACCAATTGGTGATAAATACAGCCAAAAAATCAAAGATGTTCAAAGTGAAATAGATGTATTAATGGGTGGTTTAGTATCTGAAGAAATTGTATTTGGAAAGAATAATGTGACTACAGGTTGTTCGAGCGATTTGCAAAGGGCTACACATATAGCTCAATCACTTGTTATGAATTATGGAGTAGgtataaatgaagaaaacaTATCCATGTTTCtacaagataaaaaaaatatcagcgaagaaatgaaaataaaaattgataaatccattcaaaaaatattattagacTCTTATAATAGGGCAAAGAAAGTCTTAAATCAGCACATTGATGAATTACATAGAGTTGCATCAGCTTTAATTGAATACGAAACTTTAACAAGCGATGAAATTAAATTAGCTATGCAAGGAAAATGTGATCAAATAAGGAAAAACAGAGAACTGAAACAGAAAGAGTTTAATTTGAAGGACAACAGTATTTCTTAA
- the PmUG01_12051800 gene encoding conserved Plasmodium protein, unknown function yields MDIQTNTTIDIISNADLLNYELDNFKNYKSAFNKYNVLYDNYDNELRELNNYEHVFREACMCFKYFENIHHNLKKVNELDKNTKERILESSEMTKEIVDEIRKLKKEKYDISKKEKIYEKILEEYSLSSLCYNILTDLKISLDIEFFEHLKHFEYTKENIIKLLNENSSEKIYKFYSKHYNQILNKACKKMCLYIIRESNHFFYKKGRKIINLLLCNVYEEKDKRKIIIKNYVGNFSLITKMCYKIIVENIEYFNMCLSNFVHYRKKVIKKNYQDLIANKYKTTTKKMNIQELDDENDYSTQYIKNFFSIIYYLITLEDNFLKIFLLFNNYYASTTVPYISAHVENMHNNLYDIVDTLYIPYTHFVETNLNIYPKSYESCYELFHILSVFIYKLKQFQDNYEINDDIKNIIMEYSTKTIAHNINKNEHSTLKIQNGNGKDYSFLQQDYELILTKKNRNSSSFLCDPSNNITDTVQKMFLNDNNIVLNKRNKENVHANKFSNPENTIWENDPYTEKTENLKKAERNVIQQVEHENNEYIIDDNKCYSMNDSNSNKHNKDKNNAENVNGKNKMKEGSNSRRSNLGDYNKSIEKIISIEKYNCKILSYTQKIQKKVENEFFSLWQQDVVTFYLNKTTKIEDPNFLDNTLFCIKKILNCLNNVYSIYKNRALLETSNNEQNFQSVLDITINPLINNCLKNKNQNVETDYIFIVNIFIFIQDSIKIFEGSSKYCDLLTIIIDEKKEKILQLENFHIMSYLQMDKYCIEHEKKKIDEIKYIVENFYKFVFSEKFNNFNIINKIESNDVKNDLKLAILNNLHKAYVNIYDLYSTEFSMTYTPEQIKDLLLKNY; encoded by the coding sequence ATGGATATACAAACAAATACAACCATAGATATAATTTCGAATGCTGATTTACTTAATTACGAACtagataattttaaaaattataaaagtgcttttaataaatataatgttttatatgataattatgataatgaGTTAAgagaattaaataattacgAGCATGTTTTTAGGGAGGCATGTATGtgctttaaatattttgaaaatatacaccataatttaaaaaaagttaatgaATTAGACAAAAATACGAAAGAACGAATTTTAGAAAGTAGCGAAATGACTAAAGAAATTGTAGATGAAATAAGAAAactgaaaaaggaaaaatatgatataagcaaaaaagaaaaaatatatgagaaAATTTTAGAGGAATATAGTTTAAGCTCATTGTGTTACAACATTTTAACTGacttaaaaatatctttAGATATAGAGTTTTTTGAacatttaaaacattttgaatatacaaaagaaaatataataaaactacTAAATGAGAATTCAtcggaaaaaatatataaattttattcaaaaCATTACAATCAGATATTAAATAAAGCGTGTAAAAAAATGTGCTTATACATAATACGGGAAAGCAATCacttcttttataaaaaaggcaggaaaattattaatttattattatgtaacgtttatgaagaaaaagacaaaagaaaaataataataaaaaattatgtaggAAATTTTTCACTTATAACCAAAATGTGCTATAAAATTATCGTtgaaaatatagaatattttaatatgtgtttaagtaattttgtacattatagaaaaaaagtgataaaaaaaaattatcaagaTTTAATagcaaataaatataagacAACCACAAAGAAGATGAATATACAAGAATTAGATGATGAAAATGATTATTCAACTCaatatattaagaatttcttttctattatatattatttgataaCATTGGaggataattttttaaaaatatttttattgttcaataattattatgCAAGTACAACAGTTCCATACATTTCTGCACATGTtgaaaatatgcataataaCTTATACGATATAGTTGatactttatatattccATATACTCATTTTGTAGAAACCAATCTAAATATATACCCAAAAAGTTATGAATCATGTTATGAactatttcatattttaagcGTCTTCATATATAAGCTGAAACAATTTCAAGATAACTACGAAATAAATGATGatattaagaatataattatggAATATTCTACTAAAACTATTGCACacaatattaataagaatGAGCATAGTAcattaaaaattcaaaatggTAATGGCAAGGATTACTCATTTTTACAACAAGATTATGAATTAATTCtaacaaaaaagaatagaAACAGCAGCTCCTTTTTATGTGATCCTTCTAATAACATAACAGACACTGTTCAGAAAATGTTTCtgaatgataataatatagtgtTAAATAAAAGGAACAAAGAAAATGTACATGCAAATAAATTTAGTAATCCAGAGAATACTATATGGGAAAATGATCCCTACACAGAAAAGACTGAAAATTTGAAGAAAGCAGAAAGGAATGTAATACAACAAGTAGAACACGAAAATAATGAGTATATCATAGATGATAACAAATGTTATAGTATGAATGATTCTAATTCAAATAAACacaataaagataaaaataatgcagAAAATGTCAATGGAAAAAACAAGATGAAGGAGGGGAGCAATAGTAGAAGAAGCAATTTAGGTGATTATAATAAATcgattgaaaaaattattagtatagaaaaatataactgtaaaatattaagttatactcaaaaaattcaaaagaaagtagaaaatgaatttttttcattatggCAACAAGATGTTGTAAccttttatttaaacaagACAACTAAAATTGAAGATCCTAACTTTTTGGATAACACActattttgtattaaaaaaattttgaattgtttaaataatgtttattccatttataaaaacaggGCGTTACTTGAAACATCTAATAACgaacaaaattttcaaaGCGTACTTGATATCACTATTAATCcgttaataaataattgtttaaaaaataaaaatcaaaatGTAGAAACcgattacatatttattgtaaacatatttatatttatacaagatagtataaaaatattcgaaGGCTCTTCGAAATATTGTGACTTACTTACCATAATtattgatgaaaaaaaggaaaaaattttacagttagaaaattttcatataatgaGTTATTTACAAATGGACAAATATTGTATAGagcatgaaaaaaaaaaaatagatgaaataaaatatattgtagaaaatttctataaatttgttttttccgaaaaattcaataattttaatattataaataaaattgaatcCAATGATGTAAAAAACGATTTGAAGTTAGCTATACTAAACAATTTACACAAagcatatgtaaatatatatgatctGTACTCCACAGAATTCAGCATGACTTATACTCCTGAGCAAATAAAAGatcttcttttaaaaaattattga
- the PmUG01_12051900 gene encoding conserved Plasmodium protein, unknown function → MLGKSDKHMLGAFLKIGRNGMFNNCINIEEKYGSKMLLRTYVTENHYLRRDLINLDNSSLLTYKRNNSIMLFKINLIKSFSGISTVESNRATKESASSISEECSKSNLSIFKNPNVLIFFDKNEPETTGQKIYRYLDISGFLTRYNNRKEWILDLDPYTRLSTVMLTEYERKLMIFLKFHVYLLFVACIYLWYHAQVHFTMKPPCPKPYDYGHLNGKKRDFTWHGKLFFIYPKTRCKECRWLDIQCKKECFEKLKQEGHKFFINNGDPLSVPKSVLYPSHFH, encoded by the coding sequence ATGCTTGGTAAAAGTGATAAGCATATGCTAGGggcatttttaaaaataggcAGAAATGGCATGTTTAataattgtataaatatagaagaaaaatacGGGAGTAAAATGTTATTAAGGACGTATGTAACAGAGAATCACTATTTAAGGAGGGATCTTATTAACCTTGATAATTCCTCTCTATTGACatataaaaggaataatagtataatgttatttaaaataaatttaataaaaagtttttcAGGAATATCAACAGTTGAGTCGAACAGAGCAACGAAAGAAAGTGCATCTAGCATATCTGAGGAATGTTCGAAAAGcaatttatcaatttttaaaaacccgaatgttttaattttttttgataagaATGAACCTGAAACAACTGGACAAAAAATCTATAGATATTTGGATATTTCTGGTTTTCTGACaagatataataatagaaagGAATGGATTTTGGATTTAGATCCATATACGAGATTATCTACTGTTATGTTAACAGAATATGAAAGGaaattaatgatatttttaaagtttcatgtatatttattatttgtagcgtgtatatatttatggtaTCATGCACAAGTTCATTTTACGATGAAACCCCCTTGTCCAAAGCCATATGATTATGGACATTTGAATGGAAAGAAAAGAGATTTTACTTGGCATgggaaattattttttatttacccGAAGACAAGATGTAAAGAATGCCGTTGGTTAGATATTCAATGTAAAAAAGAATGCTTTGAAAAGTTGAAACAAGAAggacataaattttttattaacaatgGAGATCCTTTATCTGTTCCAAAATCTGTTTTGTACCCATCTCATTTTcattga
- the PmUG01_12052100 gene encoding conserved Plasmodium protein, unknown function has product MSEDLEYIRGKKIIEILEGLLGYVYYRKPKNIVESIIEELKKLEKEKEIKRVFDEEDIIAMYNFLNLENNKYITKDKCILGLNQFVLNNKQREYMENIKIANDVDFEIFKSYAEKIMNI; this is encoded by the exons ATGAGTG aaGATCTTGAATATATTAGaggcaaaaaaataattgagaTACTTGag GGTTTATTAGGTTATGTTTATTACAGaaaaccaaaaaatattgtGGAGTCTATAATTGAagaacttaaaaaattagaaaaagaa aaagaaataaaaagagtaTTTGATGAGGAAGACATAATAGCTATGtataatttcttaaatttagaaaacaacaaatatataacaaaggataaatgtattttag GATTAAATCAATTCGtgttaaataataaacaaagaGAGTACAtggaaaacataaaaatagcaAACGACGTTGACTTCGAAATATTCAAATCTTATGc agaaaaaattatgaatatataa